In a genomic window of Nocardiopsis mwathae:
- a CDS encoding FCD domain-containing protein, whose translation MPLASTRRTGLVDQVISQLRAQIDSGEWRVGDRIPTESELSEQLEVGRNTVREAVRALAHAGLLEIRQGAGTFIRASSELGGALRRRLERSELRENLEVRRALEMEAARLAAVRRTDEDLADIDRAMALRDAAWREKDMGAFVEADFTFHRAIVNATHNTLLVDLYDDIAQAVYESIAHTAYAQPESDEGIDHAGLTEAVRASDPDLALREAACYLDELMARAGED comes from the coding sequence GTGCCCCTCGCCTCGACCCGTCGGACCGGCCTTGTCGACCAGGTCATCAGCCAATTACGAGCCCAGATCGACTCCGGGGAGTGGCGCGTGGGCGATCGCATCCCCACCGAATCCGAACTCTCCGAGCAGCTGGAGGTCGGGCGGAACACCGTCCGCGAGGCGGTCCGGGCACTCGCGCACGCAGGCCTGCTGGAGATCCGCCAGGGGGCCGGTACCTTCATCCGCGCCTCCAGCGAACTGGGCGGCGCGCTCCGCCGCCGCCTGGAGCGGTCGGAACTGCGGGAGAACCTCGAAGTCCGGCGCGCCCTGGAGATGGAGGCGGCCCGCCTGGCGGCCGTCCGGCGCACGGACGAGGACCTGGCCGACATCGACCGCGCCATGGCCCTGCGGGACGCCGCCTGGCGCGAGAAGGACATGGGGGCCTTCGTCGAAGCCGACTTCACCTTCCACCGCGCCATCGTCAACGCGACGCACAACACGCTGCTCGTCGACCTCTACGACGACATCGCCCAGGCAGTGTACGAGAGCATCGCGCACACGGCCTACGCCCAGCCCGAGAGCGACGAAGGGATCGACCATGCGGGCCTGACCGAGGCCGTACGCGCCTCCGACCCGGACCTCGCGCTGCGCGAGGCCGCCTGCTACCTGGACGAGCTCATGGCGCGCGCCGGAGAGGACTGA
- a CDS encoding XRE family transcriptional regulator, translating into MPGDLDLVTFGQRLRHLRRSRKMTLADLGERVGRAPSQLSLLENGKREPKLSLLTSLAQALGVSVEELLSRQPPSRRAQLEIAVEEAQRDPVYQSLNLPHLKVGKRVPNDVLEHIVGLYDELKRRNNKPTASPEEARRANADLRRQMRERGNYFENIEKTAQDTLEAVGYSGGALSQGQILSIVTHHGFTLRYVQDLPRSVRSITDTRNRRLYLKRESLGMHSPRTILLQTLGHFVLGHSQPRDFADFLRQRVEANYFAAAVLIPESTAVPYLQDAKQARDLSVEDLRDVFSVSYEMAAHRFTNLAYRHLDLVCHFIRNDETGIIYKAYENDGLIFPTDDTGAIEGQRMCRYWSGRQVFASPDRYSIYYQYTDKPNGTHWCVAHVDPSRERNFAITLGVPYKESRWFRGRETTNRTQSNCPTGECCVRPPSELASRWEGNVWPSARAHSHVLSALPSGTFPGVDETDVYTFLERHAAE; encoded by the coding sequence TTGCCGGGTGACCTGGATCTCGTCACCTTCGGTCAGAGGCTCCGTCATCTGCGCCGCAGTCGCAAGATGACCCTCGCTGACCTGGGAGAACGCGTGGGGCGGGCGCCATCCCAGCTGTCGCTGCTGGAGAACGGCAAGCGCGAGCCCAAGCTCTCCCTGCTCACCTCGCTTGCCCAGGCGCTCGGTGTCTCCGTGGAGGAACTCCTCTCCCGGCAGCCCCCGAGCCGCCGCGCCCAGCTGGAGATCGCGGTGGAGGAGGCACAGCGCGACCCCGTCTACCAGTCGCTCAACCTGCCGCACCTGAAGGTCGGCAAGCGCGTTCCCAACGACGTGCTGGAGCACATCGTCGGCCTCTACGACGAGCTCAAGCGGCGCAACAACAAGCCCACCGCCAGCCCGGAGGAGGCCCGGCGGGCCAACGCCGACCTGCGGCGCCAGATGCGCGAGCGCGGCAACTACTTCGAGAACATCGAGAAGACCGCGCAGGACACGCTGGAGGCCGTCGGCTACAGCGGGGGTGCCCTTTCCCAGGGCCAGATCCTGTCGATCGTCACCCACCACGGGTTCACCCTGCGCTACGTGCAGGACCTGCCCCGCTCGGTGCGTTCGATCACCGACACCCGCAACCGGAGGCTCTACCTCAAGCGCGAGTCACTGGGCATGCACAGCCCGCGCACCATCCTGCTGCAGACGCTCGGCCACTTCGTGCTCGGCCACAGCCAGCCGCGCGACTTCGCCGACTTCCTGCGCCAGCGAGTCGAAGCCAACTACTTCGCCGCGGCCGTCCTCATCCCCGAGTCCACCGCGGTGCCCTACCTGCAGGACGCCAAGCAGGCGCGCGACCTGTCGGTGGAGGACCTGCGCGACGTCTTCTCGGTGTCCTACGAGATGGCCGCGCACCGGTTCACCAACCTCGCCTACCGCCACCTCGACCTGGTCTGCCACTTCATCCGCAACGACGAGACCGGGATCATCTACAAGGCCTACGAGAACGACGGGCTGATCTTCCCGACCGACGACACCGGGGCCATCGAAGGCCAGAGGATGTGCCGGTACTGGTCCGGGCGCCAGGTCTTCGCCTCGCCCGACCGCTACTCCATCTACTACCAGTACACCGACAAGCCCAACGGCACCCACTGGTGCGTCGCGCACGTCGACCCCAGCCGAGAGCGCAACTTCGCGATCACGCTGGGCGTCCCCTACAAGGAATCCCGCTGGTTCCGCGGGCGCGAGACCACCAACCGCACCCAGTCCAACTGCCCCACCGGCGAGTGCTGCGTGCGGCCGCCCTCCGAGCTGGCCTCCCGGTGGGAGGGCAACGTGTGGCCGTCGGCGCGCGCCCACTCCCACGTGCTCTCGGCCCTGCCGTCGGGGACCTTCCCCGGCGTCGACGAGACCGACGTCTACACCTTCCTGGAGCGTCACGCCGCCGAATGA
- a CDS encoding MFS transporter, with protein MAWLLIVGVGLAALNLRTAITSVGPLLDEVTGGLGMSGTLAGVLTTLPVLCFAVFGALAPTLIRRFGEHHVLVGALVALGAGLGARAFSADPWLFLILSAIALSGGAVGNVLLPTLVKQHFPDRVGAMTTLYTTTLALGTTLAAAATVPLEQASGSWRIALGSYAVYALVAVLPWLLVLRHEPPRTDPAEALGLGRVLRTRMGRQSVLYFGTQSTVAYILFGWFAQMLRDQGMDAANAGLLLSYLTALAVPCSLVLPGLMARVRDHRGFVVFFYVAYVIGLVGMWFSPIKGIWVWTTFIGLGMGAFTLALTFFAVRTRTAPATAALSAASQSLGYLMGGLGPFLFGLLHHTSGGWHAPLAMVFGIITVNLVVGLLLGRPLYLEDQLTRDSAASRPAR; from the coding sequence GTGGCGTGGCTCTTGATCGTGGGGGTCGGGCTGGCCGCCCTGAACCTGCGCACCGCCATCACCAGTGTCGGCCCCCTGCTCGACGAGGTCACCGGGGGACTGGGCATGTCCGGCACGCTCGCGGGCGTCCTGACCACGCTCCCGGTGCTGTGCTTCGCGGTGTTCGGCGCGCTCGCGCCCACCCTGATCCGCCGCTTCGGCGAACACCACGTCCTGGTCGGCGCGCTGGTCGCGCTCGGTGCCGGCCTGGGCGCCCGCGCCTTCTCGGCCGACCCCTGGCTGTTCCTCATCCTCAGCGCCATCGCCCTGTCCGGCGGAGCCGTCGGCAACGTGCTGCTGCCGACCCTGGTCAAGCAGCACTTCCCCGACCGCGTCGGGGCGATGACCACGCTCTACACGACGACCCTGGCGCTGGGCACCACCCTCGCCGCCGCCGCCACGGTCCCCCTCGAACAGGCCTCGGGCAGCTGGCGCATCGCGCTGGGCTCCTATGCCGTCTACGCCCTGGTCGCCGTGCTCCCGTGGCTGCTGGTGCTGCGCCACGAGCCACCGCGGACCGACCCCGCCGAAGCGCTGGGCCTGGGCCGGGTACTGCGCACCCGCATGGGCCGGCAGAGCGTCCTGTACTTCGGCACCCAGTCCACCGTCGCCTACATCCTCTTCGGCTGGTTCGCCCAGATGCTGCGCGACCAGGGGATGGACGCCGCCAACGCCGGGCTCCTGCTGTCGTATCTCACCGCCCTGGCGGTCCCGTGCTCGCTGGTGCTGCCCGGGCTCATGGCGCGTGTCCGCGACCACCGCGGCTTCGTGGTGTTCTTCTATGTCGCCTATGTCATCGGCCTGGTCGGCATGTGGTTCTCGCCGATCAAGGGGATCTGGGTGTGGACGACCTTCATCGGCCTGGGAATGGGCGCCTTCACCCTCGCACTGACCTTCTTCGCGGTGCGCACCCGCACCGCCCCGGCCACCGCGGCGCTGTCGGCGGCCAGCCAGAGCCTCGGCTACCTCATGGGCGGACTGGGACCGTTCCTGTTCGGCCTGCTGCACCACACCTCCGGCGGCTGGCACGCGCCCCTGGCGATGGTCTTCGGCATCATCACGGTCAACCTGGTCGTGGGCCTGCTGCTGGGCCGTCCGCTCTACCTGGAGGACCAGCTCACCCGGGACTCGGCAGCCAGTCGACCCGCCCGATGA
- a CDS encoding CPBP family intramembrane glutamic endopeptidase, translated as MIGRMADPTFDPRPAAPGDDSARPAPAAVPPRPAAPTPRLLGWEVACVLALSLGAAAVSSMISFAGLLTAPESLPDQTASLIGSRAAEERPWLDLSRQLFSLAFALAPVLLVVHLLHRSRESAATIGFDVRRPGRDLGSGAALAALIGLGGLAVYLVSWRLGLTVTVAPSALNEHWWQLPVLVLQAVKNGVLEEVIVVGYLMLRLRQLGWSPVSAVLASSLLRATYHLYQGVGMFFGNLVMGLVFCWFYQRYGRVMPLVVAHALIDIVAFVGSVYLIGRVDWLPSPG; from the coding sequence ATGATCGGGCGCATGGCCGATCCCACCTTCGACCCGCGGCCGGCCGCGCCCGGCGACGACTCCGCGCGCCCGGCCCCCGCGGCGGTGCCGCCGCGACCCGCCGCGCCGACGCCCCGGCTCCTGGGCTGGGAGGTCGCGTGTGTCCTGGCCCTGTCGCTGGGCGCCGCCGCTGTCTCCTCGATGATCTCCTTCGCCGGGCTGCTGACCGCGCCGGAGTCGCTGCCCGACCAGACGGCGAGCCTCATCGGGTCCCGGGCCGCGGAGGAACGCCCGTGGCTGGACCTCTCCCGGCAGCTGTTCTCGCTCGCCTTCGCCCTGGCCCCGGTGCTGCTGGTGGTCCACCTGCTGCACCGGTCGCGGGAGTCGGCGGCGACGATCGGCTTCGATGTGCGCCGCCCCGGCCGGGACCTGGGGTCAGGCGCGGCGCTGGCGGCGCTGATCGGGCTCGGCGGGCTCGCCGTCTACCTGGTCTCCTGGCGGCTCGGGCTCACCGTGACGGTGGCGCCGAGCGCCCTCAACGAGCACTGGTGGCAGCTTCCGGTACTCGTCCTGCAGGCCGTCAAGAACGGGGTGCTGGAGGAGGTCATCGTGGTGGGCTACCTGATGCTGCGGCTCCGGCAGCTGGGGTGGTCCCCGGTGAGCGCGGTGCTGGCCAGCTCGCTGCTGCGCGCGACCTACCACCTCTACCAGGGGGTGGGGATGTTCTTCGGCAACCTCGTCATGGGCCTGGTGTTCTGCTGGTTCTACCAGCGCTACGGCCGGGTGATGCCGCTGGTCGTCGCGCACGCGCTGATCGACATCGTCGCGTTCGTCGGGTCGGTCTACCTCATCGGGCGGGTCGACTGGCTGCCGAGTCCCGGGTGA
- the aceA gene encoding isocitrate lyase, protein MSITGRQQVAAEALQQEWKNDPRWAGIERTYSAEDVIRLRGSVTEEHTLARLGAQRLWDLLHSEDYVNSLGALTGNQAVQQVRAGLKAIYLSGWQVAADANLSGHTYPDQSLYPANSVPAVVRRINNALLRADQITWSEGDEGAPHWLAPIVADAEAGFGGVLNAFELMKGMITAGAAGVHWEDQLASEKKCGHLGGKVLIPTGQHIKTLNSARLAADVAGVPSLVIARTDAQAATLITSDIDERDRPFVTGERTGEGFYRVRNGLEACVARGLAYAPHADLLWMETSTPDLEVARQFAERIKAEYPDQMLAYNCSPSFNWKRHLDDATIAKFQRELGHMGYKFQFITLAGFHSLNYSMFHLAKGYSETGMSAYVELQENEFGAEAQGYTATRHQREVGTGYFDQVSTAITPDASTTALTGSTEEDQFSAAH, encoded by the coding sequence ATGAGCATCACCGGTCGGCAACAGGTTGCTGCGGAGGCGCTGCAGCAGGAATGGAAGAACGACCCGCGCTGGGCCGGCATCGAGCGCACGTACTCCGCCGAAGACGTGATCCGCCTCCGCGGCTCGGTCACCGAAGAGCACACACTGGCCCGGCTCGGCGCCCAGCGCCTCTGGGACCTGCTGCACAGCGAGGACTACGTCAACTCGCTGGGCGCACTCACCGGTAACCAGGCGGTCCAGCAGGTCCGCGCCGGTCTCAAGGCCATCTACCTCTCCGGGTGGCAGGTCGCGGCCGACGCCAACCTCTCCGGGCACACCTACCCCGACCAGAGCCTCTACCCCGCCAACTCGGTCCCGGCGGTCGTCCGCCGCATCAACAACGCCCTGCTGCGCGCCGACCAGATCACCTGGTCGGAGGGTGACGAGGGCGCGCCGCACTGGCTCGCGCCGATCGTCGCCGACGCCGAGGCCGGGTTCGGCGGCGTGCTCAACGCCTTCGAGCTGATGAAGGGCATGATCACGGCCGGCGCCGCGGGTGTCCACTGGGAGGACCAGCTCGCCTCCGAGAAGAAGTGCGGCCACCTGGGCGGCAAGGTCCTCATCCCGACCGGCCAGCACATCAAGACGCTGAACTCCGCCCGCCTGGCCGCCGACGTCGCCGGTGTCCCGTCCCTGGTCATCGCGCGTACCGACGCGCAGGCCGCGACGCTGATCACCAGCGACATCGACGAGCGCGACCGCCCCTTCGTCACCGGCGAGCGCACGGGCGAGGGCTTCTACCGGGTCCGCAACGGCCTGGAGGCCTGTGTGGCCCGCGGCCTGGCCTACGCCCCCCACGCCGACCTGCTGTGGATGGAGACCTCCACGCCGGACCTGGAGGTCGCCCGCCAGTTCGCCGAGCGGATCAAGGCCGAGTACCCCGACCAGATGCTCGCCTACAACTGCTCGCCGTCCTTCAACTGGAAGCGGCACCTGGACGACGCCACCATCGCCAAGTTCCAGCGCGAGCTCGGCCACATGGGCTACAAGTTCCAGTTCATCACGCTGGCCGGCTTCCACTCGCTCAACTACTCGATGTTCCACCTGGCCAAGGGCTACTCCGAGACCGGGATGAGCGCCTACGTCGAGCTGCAGGAGAACGAGTTCGGCGCCGAGGCGCAGGGCTACACCGCCACCCGCCACCAGCGCGAGGTCGGCACCGGCTACTTCGACCAGGTGAGCACCGCCATCACCCCGGACGCCTCCACCACCGCCCTCACCGGCTCTACCGAGGAAGACCAGTTCTCAGCGGCTCACTGA
- a CDS encoding RraA family protein, whose translation MALADTLTAVGTAALTRCGARPLGSHLFPVWPETAFAAPALPVRCAPGDNLAIHVAVAQARPGTVLVIDAAGEPEYGYIDAILAVAARMREVTGIVVDGCVRDVAGIARAGLPVMSAGVSVREPGREAGGVVGQEIVMNSGGVPVPVRRGDWIAADDDGVVCLPRGRATAIVAKAVESVSHDQEVLDALCAGRSTLDLLDLDPSRVVGWEGGRANGSAPWPGAPAADGPRPAAPGRR comes from the coding sequence GTGGCGCTTGCGGATACCTTGACGGCGGTGGGCACAGCGGCGCTGACCCGGTGCGGGGCCCGGCCCCTCGGCTCGCACCTCTTCCCCGTATGGCCCGAGACGGCGTTCGCGGCCCCGGCCCTGCCGGTCCGCTGCGCCCCCGGGGACAACCTCGCCATCCACGTGGCCGTGGCCCAGGCACGCCCTGGGACGGTGCTGGTGATCGATGCCGCGGGGGAACCCGAATACGGCTACATCGACGCGATTCTCGCCGTGGCGGCCAGGATGCGCGAGGTCACCGGCATCGTCGTCGACGGGTGCGTACGGGACGTCGCGGGCATCGCCCGGGCCGGGCTGCCGGTCATGAGCGCGGGCGTGTCCGTCCGCGAGCCCGGCCGCGAGGCCGGGGGAGTGGTCGGCCAGGAGATCGTGATGAACTCCGGCGGCGTGCCGGTCCCGGTCCGCCGGGGCGACTGGATCGCCGCCGACGACGACGGGGTGGTGTGCCTGCCCCGGGGCCGGGCCACCGCCATCGTCGCCAAGGCCGTGGAGTCGGTCTCCCACGATCAGGAGGTCCTCGACGCGCTCTGTGCCGGGCGCAGCACCCTGGACCTCCTCGATCTCGATCCCTCGCGCGTCGTCGGGTGGGAGGGCGGGCGCGCCAACGGCAGCGCCCCCTGGCCCGGGGCCCCGGCCGCGGACGGCCCTCGTCCCGCCGCCCCGGGGCGGCGCTGA